In the Onychostoma macrolepis isolate SWU-2019 chromosome 09, ASM1243209v1, whole genome shotgun sequence genome, one interval contains:
- the fgf9 gene encoding fibroblast growth factor 7 isoform X1 yields MFIYLQYISSQSVAALVEENCGPQRRIYRCQCSHNLTACQSASPGGHIGFCGPDASVMDFHWMLLCFISVMLSFCVSCNCTDEETESSGDQASRLRHMWQLSMKDANIREKAIEESNPAQHQLLYCRVGIGFHLQIVMNGSVWGVHEPSEYSLLRVFAVRPGIVGIRGVKCERYLCMNQEGIAQGMKLFSNECLFKERMEENHYNTYSSISTGYFLALSQKGQLRKGKRVGRHQTCTHFLPRKPVSHS; encoded by the exons ATGTTCATTTATCTTCAATATATCAGCAGTCAGTCAGTTGCAGCGCTGGTGGAAGAAAACTGTGGGCCTCAGAGAAGGATTTACAggtgtcagtgcagtcacaacCTGACAGCATGTCAAAGTGCTTCACCTGGAGGCCATATTGGTTTTTGTGGACCTGATGCCTCTGTCATGGATTTCCACTGGATGCTTTTATGCTTTATATCAGTTATGTTGTCATTTTGTGTAAGCTGTAACTGCACAGATGAAGAAACCGAGTCCTCAGGAGACCAGGCCAGCCGCTTGAGACACATGTGGCAGCTCTCAATGAAGGATGCAAATATAAGAGAGAAAG CCATAGAGGAGTCTAATCCAGCTCAACATCAGCTCCTGTACTGTCGTGTTGGGATCGGTTTCCACCTACAGATTGTGATGAATGGCAGCGTGTGGGGCGTTCACGAGCCTTCTGAGTACA GCTTGCTGAGGGTGTTTGCTGTCAGGCCAGGCATAGTGGGTATCCGTGGTGTGAAGTGCGAACGATATTTGTGCATGAATCAGGAAGGAATTGCACAAGGAATG AAGTTGTTCTCAAATGAATGCCTGTTTAAAGAGCGCATGGAGGAAAACCATTACAACACATACTCCTCCATAAGCACTGGGTATTTCCTGGCATTGTCCCAAAAAGGGCAGCTGAGGAAAGGCAAGAGGGTGGGCCGTCATCAGACATGCACTCATTTTCTTCCTCGCAAACCAGTATCTCATTCCTAA
- the fgf9 gene encoding fibroblast growth factor 4B isoform X2 — protein MWQLSMKDANIREKAIEESNPAQHQLLYCRVGIGFHLQIVMNGSVWGVHEPSEYSLLRVFAVRPGIVGIRGVKCERYLCMNQEGIAQGMKLFSNECLFKERMEENHYNTYSSISTGYFLALSQKGQLRKGKRVGRHQTCTHFLPRKPVSHS, from the exons ATGTGGCAGCTCTCAATGAAGGATGCAAATATAAGAGAGAAAG CCATAGAGGAGTCTAATCCAGCTCAACATCAGCTCCTGTACTGTCGTGTTGGGATCGGTTTCCACCTACAGATTGTGATGAATGGCAGCGTGTGGGGCGTTCACGAGCCTTCTGAGTACA GCTTGCTGAGGGTGTTTGCTGTCAGGCCAGGCATAGTGGGTATCCGTGGTGTGAAGTGCGAACGATATTTGTGCATGAATCAGGAAGGAATTGCACAAGGAATG AAGTTGTTCTCAAATGAATGCCTGTTTAAAGAGCGCATGGAGGAAAACCATTACAACACATACTCCTCCATAAGCACTGGGTATTTCCTGGCATTGTCCCAAAAAGGGCAGCTGAGGAAAGGCAAGAGGGTGGGCCGTCATCAGACATGCACTCATTTTCTTCCTCGCAAACCAGTATCTCATTCCTAA